The proteins below are encoded in one region of Limnochorda pilosa:
- a CDS encoding cbb3-type cytochrome c oxidase subunit I, whose protein sequence is MGIAAVKDRTRRSVRRLSMAYYGTSLAYLAVGALFLAVMDYPALPGGLVLKLKGAAGTVFNLWHLYGFVGSMIMGVSYTMLPAMASQPLIRLPRLAWVQFWLYQAGLLLSMGARAGRFFVADPSLGWAAWSGTLALAGSIVLYAYNLGTTLLGVPGEVRSVVPEDVRERIAERRAGGKEATVHERS, encoded by the coding sequence ATGGGCATTGCCGCCGTCAAAGACCGGACACGACGCTCCGTGCGTCGCTTGAGCATGGCCTACTACGGGACGAGCCTGGCCTATCTGGCCGTGGGCGCGCTCTTCCTCGCGGTGATGGACTACCCGGCGCTGCCGGGCGGGCTGGTGCTCAAGCTGAAGGGCGCCGCCGGAACGGTCTTCAACCTGTGGCACCTGTACGGCTTCGTGGGTTCGATGATCATGGGGGTCTCGTACACCATGCTGCCCGCCATGGCGTCGCAGCCGCTGATCCGCTTGCCCCGCCTCGCCTGGGTCCAGTTCTGGCTCTACCAGGCCGGCCTGCTCCTCTCCATGGGGGCCCGGGCGGGGCGGTTCTTCGTGGCCGACCCGAGCCTGGGCTGGGCCGCGTGGAGCGGAACGCTCGCGCTGGCGGGCTCGATCGTGCTCTACGCGTACAACCTGGGAACCACCCTGCTGGGCGTCCCCGGCGAGGTTCGGAGCGTCGTTCCCGAGGACGTGCGGGAACGCATCGCGGAGCGCCGCGCCGGCGGAAAGGAGGCGACCGTTCATGAGCGCTCCTGA
- the sat gene encoding sulfate adenylyltransferase, producing the protein MTMRGVTVWFTGLSGAGKTTVAKAVEVALRARGVRVERLDGDVVRQSLTRDLGFSREDRDRNIERVAFVAKLLTRNGVICLASFISPYRAVRAQARREVGEFLEVFVSAPMETLLERDVKGLYRKAMAGEIPNFTGVSDPYEPPEHPDLLLRTDQETVDGCAARVIHLLEQRGYLSAGNGAAHRVVLEVNGVGSAAGHGISDGGTVVARYEPPEGQGGRSAQRPWPGPVEPHGGVLVNRELEGEAREEALRRARELVAVELDERELADLEMIGVGALSPLGGFMRRLEYETVVETMRLADGLVWSMPVTLAVSWEEAARIREGQEVALVTPGDRRTVGLMHITEVFPYDRRREAERVFGTSDEAHPGVARLYRQGEVYLGGPVWVLDRPGREAFGRYRLTPAETRRAFQERGWRAVVAFQTRNPIHRAHEYIQKCALETVDGLLLHPLVGATKADDVPAEVRLRSYETILERYYPREQVLLAVFPAAMRYAGPREAVFHAISRKNYGCTHFIVGRDHAGVASYYGTYAAQEVFDRFRPDELGIGILKFEHSFFCRRCGQMATAKTCPHGAEDHVVLSGTRVRAMLRAGELPPPEFTRPEVAQVLWQRASTG; encoded by the coding sequence ATGACCATGCGCGGCGTGACCGTTTGGTTCACCGGCCTCTCGGGGGCGGGAAAGACCACCGTCGCCAAGGCCGTGGAGGTCGCCCTCCGGGCTCGGGGCGTCCGGGTGGAGCGCCTGGACGGCGACGTGGTACGGCAGAGCCTCACCCGGGACCTGGGTTTCTCCAGGGAAGACCGGGACCGCAACATCGAGCGGGTGGCCTTCGTGGCGAAGCTCCTCACCCGCAACGGCGTCATCTGCCTGGCCTCCTTCATCTCGCCCTACCGGGCCGTGCGGGCGCAGGCCCGGCGGGAGGTGGGGGAGTTCCTGGAGGTCTTCGTCAGCGCGCCCATGGAGACGCTCCTCGAGCGGGACGTGAAGGGCCTCTACCGCAAGGCCATGGCCGGGGAGATCCCCAACTTCACGGGAGTGAGCGACCCCTACGAACCCCCCGAGCACCCGGACCTGCTGCTGCGGACCGATCAGGAGACGGTGGACGGGTGCGCCGCCCGGGTCATCCACCTGCTGGAACAGCGGGGGTACCTGTCGGCAGGCAACGGCGCCGCACACCGGGTCGTCCTTGAGGTGAACGGGGTCGGGAGCGCTGCCGGACACGGTATCTCAGACGGAGGCACGGTCGTCGCCAGGTACGAGCCGCCCGAAGGGCAAGGCGGCCGCTCGGCCCAGCGGCCATGGCCCGGCCCGGTGGAGCCCCACGGCGGGGTGCTGGTGAACCGGGAGCTGGAGGGTGAGGCGCGGGAGGAGGCCCTGCGCCGGGCCCGGGAGCTGGTGGCGGTGGAGCTGGACGAGCGGGAGCTGGCCGACCTGGAGATGATCGGCGTCGGCGCGCTCAGCCCGCTGGGGGGCTTCATGCGCCGGCTGGAGTACGAGACGGTGGTGGAGACCATGCGCCTGGCCGACGGGCTGGTCTGGTCCATGCCCGTCACGCTGGCCGTCTCCTGGGAGGAGGCCGCTCGGATCCGGGAAGGGCAGGAGGTGGCCCTGGTGACCCCGGGCGATCGGCGGACCGTGGGCCTCATGCACATCACCGAGGTCTTCCCCTACGACCGGCGCCGGGAGGCGGAGCGGGTCTTCGGCACCTCCGACGAGGCCCATCCCGGCGTGGCCCGCCTCTACCGCCAGGGCGAGGTCTACCTGGGCGGGCCCGTCTGGGTCCTGGACCGGCCCGGGCGGGAGGCCTTCGGCCGCTACCGCCTCACCCCCGCCGAGACCCGCCGGGCCTTCCAGGAGCGGGGCTGGCGGGCGGTGGTCGCCTTCCAGACCCGGAACCCCATCCACCGGGCCCACGAGTACATCCAGAAGTGCGCGCTGGAGACGGTGGACGGCCTGCTCCTCCACCCCCTGGTGGGCGCCACCAAGGCCGACGACGTGCCGGCCGAGGTGCGGCTGCGGAGCTACGAGACGATCCTGGAGCGCTACTATCCCCGGGAGCAGGTGCTCCTGGCCGTCTTCCCGGCGGCCATGCGCTACGCCGGGCCCCGGGAGGCCGTCTTCCACGCGATCAGCCGGAAGAACTACGGCTGCACCCACTTCATCGTGGGACGGGACCACGCGGGGGTGGCGAGCTACTACGGCACCTACGCCGCCCAGGAGGTCTTCGACCGCTTCCGGCCCGACGAGCTGGGGATCGGCATCCTGAAGTTCGAGCACAGCTTCTTCTGCAGACGCTGCGGCCAGATGGCGACGGCCAAGACCTGCCCCCACGGCGCGGAGGACCACGTGGTGCTGAGCGGCACCCGGGTGCGGGCGATGCTGCGCGCGGGCGAGCTGCCCCCGCCTGAGTTCACCCGGCCCGAGGTGGCCCAGGTCCTCTGGCAGCGGGCGAGCACCGGCTGA
- a CDS encoding class I SAM-dependent methyltransferase has translation MDEELKARTELARRRYDRHARTYDHEMTFTERLGMARWRVLLWEDLSGKVLEVGVGTGLNFPYYPEAAEVTAIDFSPAMLERARPKAEALGVRVDLRWMDVQSLEFPDASFDAVVTSCVFCSVPDPVLGLREIRRVLKPEGELRMLEHVRSHLPILGRLMDWFNPLAVAVSGANINRETVANLRRAGLAVREARPLFWDIVFLIRATRSEDAI, from the coding sequence ATGGACGAGGAGTTGAAGGCTCGCACCGAGCTGGCCCGCAGGCGCTACGACCGCCACGCCCGCACCTACGACCACGAGATGACCTTCACCGAGCGTCTGGGCATGGCCAGGTGGCGCGTGCTGCTGTGGGAGGACCTCTCGGGCAAGGTGCTCGAGGTGGGTGTCGGAACGGGCCTGAACTTCCCCTACTACCCGGAGGCGGCCGAGGTCACGGCCATCGACTTCAGCCCGGCCATGCTGGAGAGGGCGCGCCCGAAGGCCGAGGCGCTCGGGGTCCGGGTCGATCTGAGGTGGATGGACGTCCAGAGCCTCGAGTTCCCCGACGCGAGCTTCGACGCCGTGGTGACCAGCTGTGTCTTCTGCTCGGTGCCGGACCCGGTCCTGGGACTGCGGGAGATCCGCCGCGTCCTCAAGCCGGAGGGTGAGTTGCGGATGTTGGAGCACGTCCGGAGCCACCTCCCCATCCTCGGCCGCCTGATGGACTGGTTCAACCCGCTGGCGGTGGCCGTGAGCGGGGCGAACATCAACCGGGAGACGGTGGCCAACCTCCGGCGAGCGGGGCTGGCGGTTCGAGAGGCGCGGCCGCTCTTCTGGGACATCGTCTTCCTCATCCGGGCGACGCGCTCGGAAGACGCCATCTAA
- a CDS encoding precorrin-2 dehydrogenase/sirohydrochlorin ferrochelatase family protein produces MPYYPIFLNLEGRRCIVVGGGEEAASKVRGLLESGARVVVTSGFLEPGLAQLAQRNEVEWVPRAYEPGDLEGAALVIVACSEPEVKRRVAAEARALGVLVNAVDLPACCDFISPALVRRGGLVLAVSTGGRSPALARLLRERLEKEYDAAYGPYVEILGRARRQVLERVPNVEARRAVLHAMARDEAVLDLCRQDSRAEAEERLMRLLDDAVTAGGGRP; encoded by the coding sequence ATGCCGTACTATCCCATCTTCCTGAACCTCGAAGGGCGCCGGTGCATCGTGGTGGGCGGCGGGGAAGAGGCTGCCTCCAAGGTGCGCGGCCTCCTGGAATCCGGTGCTCGGGTGGTGGTGACCTCAGGCTTCCTGGAGCCCGGGCTGGCGCAGCTGGCGCAGAGGAACGAGGTGGAGTGGGTGCCCCGGGCCTACGAGCCCGGCGACCTGGAAGGTGCCGCCCTCGTCATCGTTGCCTGCTCCGAGCCGGAGGTGAAGCGCCGGGTCGCGGCGGAGGCGCGGGCCCTGGGGGTTCTGGTGAACGCCGTCGACCTCCCCGCGTGCTGTGACTTCATCTCTCCCGCGCTCGTCCGGCGGGGCGGGCTGGTCCTGGCCGTCTCCACCGGCGGGCGGAGCCCGGCCCTGGCCCGGCTCCTGCGGGAGCGGCTCGAGAAGGAGTACGATGCTGCCTACGGGCCGTATGTGGAGATTCTGGGGCGGGCCCGGCGGCAGGTGCTGGAGCGCGTTCCGAACGTCGAGGCCCGCCGGGCCGTCCTGCACGCCATGGCCCGCGACGAGGCGGTCCTCGACCTCTGCCGGCAGGACAGCCGAGCCGAGGCCGAGGAACGGCTGATGCGCCTCCTGGACGACGCCGTGACCGCGGGAGGCGGGCGCCCGTGA
- a CDS encoding YwiC-like family protein, with protein sequence MSAPEATRAARPGAAARTRRRPIPGEHGAWGAFLTGIALGAALAVQAGGPLWPALSAGAAAVVLFMLREALFQAYRPQRARDPARQAAERQEAARARRWVLGELLALLVIGGLLVGATRQVWLVAAGAAGLGFLAFFVLLRRSRQERSAWAEVVGFVGMSAAGPMGYLLSVSTAVQEGLAGSEGPVLLHLAEGGLQWGTVERALLVWLLLALYFVGPVFYVKMKVAQQRERPSTPMDRVRLGWGTLLYSAALAAVLALAGSAAGVGTWPFVGYVPSLVKNVVGVFRVKLPLNLRRIGFTEVGLSLLFALGIFLGLG encoded by the coding sequence ATGAGCGCTCCTGAGGCGACCCGGGCGGCACGCCCGGGTGCGGCCGCACGAACGCGCCGCCGCCCCATCCCGGGCGAGCACGGCGCGTGGGGCGCCTTCCTCACCGGCATTGCCCTGGGCGCGGCGCTGGCGGTGCAAGCCGGGGGGCCGCTCTGGCCCGCCTTGAGCGCGGGCGCGGCCGCGGTGGTCCTGTTCATGCTGCGTGAAGCCCTCTTCCAGGCATACCGCCCCCAGCGGGCACGCGACCCCGCCCGTCAGGCGGCGGAGCGACAGGAGGCGGCGCGTGCCCGGCGCTGGGTCCTGGGCGAACTGCTCGCCCTGCTGGTCATCGGGGGCCTCCTGGTGGGGGCGACCCGCCAGGTGTGGCTCGTGGCGGCAGGCGCGGCGGGCCTGGGCTTCCTGGCCTTCTTCGTACTCCTGCGCCGGAGCCGGCAGGAACGGTCCGCCTGGGCGGAGGTGGTGGGCTTCGTGGGGATGTCGGCCGCAGGACCCATGGGCTACCTTCTCTCGGTGTCCACCGCCGTCCAGGAGGGCCTCGCCGGATCGGAGGGACCTGTCCTCCTTCACCTGGCGGAGGGCGGCCTCCAGTGGGGCACGGTGGAGCGCGCGCTCCTCGTGTGGCTTCTCCTTGCGCTCTACTTCGTGGGGCCCGTCTTCTACGTGAAGATGAAGGTGGCCCAGCAGCGGGAGCGCCCCTCGACCCCCATGGACCGGGTCCGCCTGGGCTGGGGCACCCTCCTCTACTCCGCGGCCCTGGCCGCGGTGCTGGCCCTGGCGGGGTCGGCGGCGGGGGTCGGTACCTGGCCCTTCGTAGGGTACGTGCCCTCGCTGGTGAAGAACGTGGTGGGCGTCTTCCGGGTGAAGCTCCCCCTGAACCTGCGCCGGATCGGTTTCACCGAGGTGGGCCTCTCGCTCCTCTTCGCGCTCGGCATCTTCCTGGGCCTGGGCTGA
- a CDS encoding Crp/Fnr family transcriptional regulator → MSLAPLPGPERPGHRPRASDPEEVRRLLRSHAFFAPLGEEEREGVLELSHVLRLRRNGVLYTEGEPARSLYLLLSGRVKVVKHSPDGREQTLQVVDPGETFNEAGAVGGTHVATAVALHSSRVLQIPSELLRSLVRSGGPVADAVVAGLAGTVGRLAGLAADLSLLSVTARVARLLLTREDCLVGASGGLSQQEMASLAGTARQVVGRILRRMEEQGVIDLDRGRIRVLDPGRLEQFAQVR, encoded by the coding sequence ATGTCCCTTGCCCCACTGCCAGGCCCGGAGCGCCCAGGGCATCGCCCCCGAGCCAGCGACCCGGAGGAGGTCCGGCGCCTCCTCCGGTCGCATGCTTTCTTCGCCCCGCTGGGCGAGGAGGAGCGCGAGGGCGTCCTCGAGCTCTCCCACGTCCTGAGGCTCCGGCGCAACGGCGTCCTCTACACCGAGGGCGAGCCCGCCCGCAGCCTCTACCTGCTGCTGTCGGGGCGGGTGAAGGTGGTCAAGCACTCCCCCGACGGCCGGGAGCAGACCCTGCAGGTGGTGGATCCCGGGGAGACCTTCAACGAGGCGGGCGCCGTGGGTGGGACCCACGTGGCCACCGCGGTGGCGCTCCACTCCTCCCGGGTGCTCCAGATCCCCTCGGAGCTCCTGCGGAGCCTGGTCCGCTCCGGGGGTCCGGTGGCCGACGCGGTGGTGGCCGGGCTCGCGGGTACGGTGGGGCGCCTCGCGGGCCTCGCCGCCGACCTCTCCCTCCTGAGCGTGACGGCCCGGGTGGCCCGCCTCCTGTTGACCCGGGAGGACTGCCTGGTGGGCGCAAGCGGCGGCCTGAGCCAGCAGGAGATGGCCTCCCTCGCAGGCACCGCCCGGCAGGTGGTGGGGCGCATCCTCCGCCGCATGGAGGAGCAGGGCGTCATCGACCTGGACCGGGGGCGCATCCGGGTGCTGGACCCGGGGCGGCTGGAGCAGTTCGCCCAGGTGAGGTGA
- a CDS encoding NADPH-dependent assimilatory sulfite reductase hemoprotein subunit produces MSSRATERSKVEQIKEASAYLKGDLSDQLASPSSHLSEDGRQVLKFHGIYQQDDRDVRRERKRAGEQPRYLFMVRTKIPGGVLSAEQYLVHDHLADRFGNGTLRVTTRQDFQFHGVLKGNLQAGLKELNQVLVTTLAACGDVERNVVACPAPLADPLHGLVTRQARALSSRLLPRSRAYYEVWLNGERIAVERPAGDARPGADRLAPAEAHAGWDRDGRPGPGVALEDPVEPLYGPTYLPRKFKTGIALAGDNCIDVFTQDLGLVAIPDGREVAGFNVLAGGGLGMSHGTPGTFPRLADVVGFVPPHWVFPVAEAVISIHRDFGNRADRHRARLKYVLAERGLPWFREELERRLGFSLSEPTPMEPFRADDHLGWHPQGDGRLFLGLPVENGRIRDAGQERLKTGLRELVQRLRPGVRLTPQQNVLLTDLEPTARPEVEVLLRAYGIRTVEDYSAARRHAMACPALPTCGLAITEAERAMPGLMGRIEAELRELGLEGEPIAIRMTGCPNGCARPYTAELAFVGRGAGRYTVFVGGDQAGTRLALPFLDLVALDDLPRVVRPLFERWKRSRRPGETFGDFCHRVGLEHLRR; encoded by the coding sequence ATGTCCTCGAGGGCGACGGAACGCTCGAAGGTGGAGCAGATCAAGGAAGCAAGCGCCTACCTGAAGGGGGATCTCAGCGATCAGCTTGCCTCCCCGAGCTCCCACCTCTCGGAGGACGGGCGCCAGGTGCTCAAGTTCCACGGCATCTACCAGCAGGACGACCGGGACGTGCGCCGGGAGCGGAAGCGGGCGGGGGAACAGCCGCGGTACCTCTTCATGGTCCGCACCAAGATCCCGGGCGGAGTCCTCAGCGCCGAGCAGTACCTGGTCCACGACCACCTGGCCGACCGCTTCGGTAACGGCACCCTCCGGGTGACCACCCGCCAGGACTTCCAGTTCCATGGCGTCCTCAAGGGCAACCTCCAGGCGGGGCTGAAGGAGCTGAACCAGGTCCTGGTCACCACCCTGGCCGCCTGCGGGGACGTGGAGCGGAACGTGGTGGCCTGCCCGGCACCCCTGGCCGACCCGCTCCATGGGCTCGTCACCCGCCAGGCCCGTGCCCTCTCCTCCCGGCTCCTTCCCCGGAGCCGGGCCTACTATGAGGTCTGGCTGAACGGCGAGCGGATCGCCGTGGAACGGCCGGCGGGCGATGCTCGGCCGGGGGCGGACCGGCTCGCACCGGCCGAGGCGCATGCGGGATGGGACCGCGACGGCCGTCCTGGTCCCGGCGTGGCCCTCGAGGACCCTGTGGAACCTCTCTACGGGCCCACCTACCTCCCGCGCAAGTTCAAGACGGGGATCGCCCTCGCCGGCGACAACTGCATCGACGTCTTCACCCAGGACCTGGGCCTGGTGGCCATCCCTGACGGCCGGGAGGTCGCAGGGTTCAACGTGCTGGCGGGCGGCGGCCTGGGCATGAGCCACGGCACGCCAGGCACCTTCCCCCGGCTGGCGGACGTGGTCGGCTTCGTCCCGCCCCACTGGGTCTTCCCGGTGGCCGAGGCGGTGATCTCGATCCACCGGGACTTCGGGAACCGGGCGGACCGGCACCGGGCCCGCCTCAAGTACGTGCTGGCCGAGCGGGGGCTCCCGTGGTTCCGGGAGGAGCTGGAGCGCCGTCTGGGCTTCAGCCTCTCGGAGCCCACGCCCATGGAACCCTTCCGGGCGGACGACCACCTGGGATGGCACCCTCAGGGCGACGGCCGCCTCTTCCTGGGCCTGCCCGTGGAGAACGGCCGGATCCGCGACGCGGGGCAGGAGCGGCTGAAGACGGGCCTGCGAGAGCTGGTGCAGCGCCTGCGCCCCGGGGTGCGCCTGACGCCCCAGCAGAACGTGCTCCTCACCGACCTGGAGCCAACTGCCCGGCCGGAGGTGGAGGTGCTGCTCCGCGCCTACGGGATCCGGACGGTGGAGGACTACAGCGCGGCTCGCCGCCATGCCATGGCCTGCCCGGCCCTGCCCACCTGCGGGCTTGCCATCACCGAGGCAGAGCGGGCGATGCCCGGCCTCATGGGGCGGATCGAGGCGGAGCTCCGCGAGCTGGGCCTGGAGGGGGAGCCCATCGCCATCCGTATGACCGGATGCCCCAACGGCTGCGCCCGGCCGTACACGGCCGAGCTGGCCTTCGTCGGCCGGGGCGCTGGTCGCTACACGGTCTTTGTGGGCGGCGATCAGGCCGGTACCCGGCTGGCGCTACCTTTCCTGGACCTGGTAGCCCTGGACGACCTGCCGCGCGTCGTCCGGCCCCTCTTCGAGCGCTGGAAGAGATCCCGGCGGCCGGGGGAGACCTTCGGCGACTTCTGCCACCGGGTGGGCTTGGAACACCTGCGAAGATAG
- the cobA gene encoding uroporphyrinogen-III C-methyltransferase gives MSGWPRPGTVYLVGAGPGDPDLITVKGLRCLEAADVVIHDRLVAPELVARARPSAVRVNAGKRPGGPSMPQEEIHRVMVAAARSGAVVVRLHGGDPFVFGRGGEEMVALASTGIPVEVVPGVSSAHAVPACAGIPLTHRGLARSFAVLTARTCQEGSLQAQVAALGRPDTLVALMAVGVLEALEEALLESSWTGGTPIALVERGTTPEQRVVVTRLEGMARVAEAAGIRSPATVVVGDVVALRAAIHTARSPPFREGRPWPVAAEGVAVRAAEPLGTQGRSVIQVAAREGDA, from the coding sequence GTGAGCGGCTGGCCCCGCCCCGGCACCGTCTACCTGGTGGGCGCCGGGCCCGGAGACCCGGATCTGATCACGGTCAAAGGCCTCCGGTGCCTGGAGGCCGCGGACGTGGTGATCCACGACCGCCTGGTGGCCCCGGAGCTGGTGGCTCGGGCCCGGCCGAGCGCCGTACGGGTGAACGCCGGAAAGCGCCCGGGCGGCCCCTCGATGCCTCAGGAGGAGATCCACCGGGTCATGGTCGCTGCCGCCCGGTCGGGGGCGGTGGTGGTCCGGCTCCACGGGGGAGACCCTTTCGTCTTCGGGCGCGGGGGAGAAGAGATGGTCGCGCTGGCCAGTACCGGCATACCGGTGGAGGTGGTTCCTGGTGTGAGCTCGGCCCACGCGGTGCCGGCGTGCGCGGGTATTCCGCTCACCCACAGGGGCCTGGCCCGGAGCTTCGCCGTTCTTACCGCGCGGACCTGCCAGGAGGGAAGCCTGCAGGCCCAGGTGGCAGCCCTCGGGCGTCCCGACACGCTGGTGGCGCTGATGGCCGTGGGCGTGCTCGAGGCCCTGGAGGAAGCGCTCCTGGAGAGCTCGTGGACGGGCGGGACCCCCATCGCCCTGGTGGAGCGGGGGACCACCCCGGAGCAGCGGGTGGTGGTGACCCGCCTCGAGGGGATGGCTCGGGTAGCCGAAGCCGCCGGCATCCGAAGCCCGGCGACCGTGGTGGTGGGGGACGTGGTCGCGCTCCGCGCCGCGATCCACACCGCCAGGAGCCCGCCGTTCCGCGAAGGCAGGCCTTGGCCGGTGGCAGCCGAAGGCGTGGCCGTGCGGGCCGCCGAGCCCCTGGGAACGCAAGGACGGTCCGTGATCCAGGTGGCTGCACGGGAGGGAGACGCGTGA
- a CDS encoding ZIP family metal transporter has translation MQELFLRIAGSNPIGQGLAGGVTIAFLNLLGALAVLVVRRPSERLLNVALGFSAGVMLAASFTSLIMPGIELGGVLPVLAGIVLGVLVLDRADRWIPHLHVAVTGRAWSNGSEAAAAEGVGPSRVAGVILFIVAITLHNMPEGLAVGVGFGSGDVGRALSLMWAIGLQNIPEGLAVSVSALQAGFGRRFYAAYTGIRAGLVEIPLAVLGAWAVSVAEPILPYAMGFAAGAMLFVISDEIIPETHARGHERLATFGTILGLIVMLYLDVTLG, from the coding sequence ATGCAAGAGCTCTTTCTTCGCATCGCAGGATCGAACCCCATCGGGCAGGGCCTCGCGGGTGGCGTGACCATCGCCTTCCTGAACCTGCTGGGCGCGCTGGCGGTGCTGGTGGTCCGGCGGCCGTCCGAACGCCTCCTGAACGTCGCCCTCGGCTTCTCGGCCGGGGTGATGCTCGCGGCCAGCTTCACCAGCCTCATCATGCCTGGGATCGAGCTGGGGGGTGTCCTCCCTGTGCTGGCCGGCATCGTCCTGGGGGTCTTGGTCCTGGACCGGGCCGACCGCTGGATCCCCCACCTCCACGTGGCCGTCACCGGGCGAGCGTGGTCCAACGGATCCGAGGCGGCGGCCGCCGAAGGGGTGGGTCCGAGCCGGGTGGCCGGAGTGATCCTGTTCATCGTGGCCATCACCCTCCACAACATGCCCGAGGGCCTGGCGGTGGGCGTGGGCTTCGGCTCCGGGGACGTGGGGCGGGCCCTCTCCCTCATGTGGGCCATCGGCCTCCAGAACATCCCCGAGGGGCTGGCGGTCTCGGTCTCCGCGCTGCAGGCGGGGTTCGGGCGCCGCTTCTACGCCGCCTACACCGGCATCCGGGCCGGTCTGGTGGAGATCCCGCTGGCGGTCCTGGGGGCGTGGGCGGTGAGCGTGGCCGAGCCCATCCTTCCCTACGCCATGGGGTTCGCGGCGGGGGCCATGCTCTTCGTGATCAGTGACGAGATCATCCCCGAGACGCACGCCCGCGGCCACGAGCGGCTGGCCACCTTCGGGACCATCCTGGGCCTCATCGTGATGCTCTACCTGGACGTGACTTTGGGCTGA
- a CDS encoding phosphoadenylyl-sulfate reductase — translation MIRPTLDWKPEETIRWAVEQLGKGLVVSSSFGNPEGTALLHMVAQVDPSVPVAWVNTGFLFPETVAFQERLSRRLGLRVVEVVPRLTPEEQAARYGDDLWARDPDLCCRIRKVEPLFTLLQGYDAWMTAIRRGQTEARTGARVVEEHHLQPVHPVGPGRTITKINPLAGWSRQQVWAYLDAHDLPYNPLLDEGYPSLGCVQCTRRVAPAGARVDDRSGRWWGSQKTECGLHTATRPAG, via the coding sequence GTGATCAGACCGACGCTGGACTGGAAACCGGAAGAGACGATCCGTTGGGCGGTGGAGCAGCTCGGGAAAGGCCTCGTGGTCTCATCGTCCTTCGGTAATCCGGAAGGAACGGCGTTGCTCCACATGGTCGCCCAGGTGGACCCCTCGGTGCCGGTGGCCTGGGTGAACACGGGTTTCCTCTTCCCCGAGACCGTTGCCTTCCAGGAACGCCTTTCACGCAGGCTCGGCCTGCGGGTGGTGGAGGTGGTCCCCAGGCTGACGCCGGAGGAGCAGGCGGCCCGCTACGGCGACGATCTCTGGGCCCGGGACCCGGACCTCTGCTGCCGGATCCGGAAGGTGGAACCCCTCTTCACCCTGCTCCAGGGCTACGATGCCTGGATGACCGCGATCCGGCGGGGACAGACCGAGGCCCGGACCGGCGCGCGGGTGGTGGAGGAGCACCACCTCCAGCCGGTGCACCCGGTCGGGCCCGGTCGAACCATCACCAAGATCAACCCGCTGGCCGGCTGGAGCCGGCAGCAGGTGTGGGCGTACCTGGACGCGCACGACCTCCCCTACAATCCTTTGCTCGACGAGGGATACCCCAGCCTCGGGTGTGTGCAGTGCACCCGCCGGGTCGCACCCGCGGGTGCCAGGGTGGACGACCGGTCGGGTCGCTGGTGGGGGAGCCAGAAGACCGAGTGCGGGCTTCACACGGCAACCCGACCGGCAGGATGA
- a CDS encoding DUF2249 domain-containing protein, protein MAEADIAVLDVRSMPPAVRHGNIFARFESLQSGEHFVLVNDHDPKPLYYQFAAEQAGRFSWTYLEEGPEVWRVRIGRSA, encoded by the coding sequence ATGGCCGAAGCCGATATTGCAGTCCTCGATGTCCGATCGATGCCGCCCGCCGTCCGGCATGGTAACATCTTCGCCCGCTTCGAGTCCCTCCAGTCCGGCGAGCACTTCGTGCTGGTGAACGACCACGACCCGAAGCCCCTCTACTACCAGTTCGCAGCCGAGCAGGCGGGACGCTTCAGCTGGACGTACCTGGAGGAAGGTCCTGAGGTCTGGCGTGTCCGGATCGGGCGGAGCGCCTGA
- a CDS encoding metal-sulfur cluster assembly factor encodes MIDPELGLNVVDLGLIYDVHIGDGGHVEVTMTLTTPGCPLHGSMADGVREVVAMLPGVRSVDVHLVGEPPWGPERMSRDALRALGWT; translated from the coding sequence GTGATCGATCCCGAGCTGGGTCTGAACGTGGTGGACCTGGGCTTGATCTACGACGTCCACATCGGGGACGGCGGCCACGTAGAGGTGACCATGACCCTCACCACCCCCGGCTGCCCCCTGCACGGGAGCATGGCCGATGGCGTTCGGGAGGTGGTGGCCATGCTCCCCGGGGTCCGGTCGGTGGACGTCCATCTGGTGGGGGAGCCGCCGTGGGGGCCGGAGCGCATGAGCCGGGACGCCCTGCGGGCCCTGGGCTGGACGTGA